From the Anabaena sphaerica FACHB-251 genome, the window TAAAAGAAAAAGTAATTACAGATCCTCAACTTGTTTATGAAAAAGTTAAAAAAGAATATCAAGATCAATTTAAATTAACAGTTATGCCATCTTTAGGATTTGAAAATACCTTTGCTATGATTATTCGTGGTGAAGATGCTAAAAAATGGCAAATCAAAACTTTATCGGAAGTTGCTAAATATACTCCACAAATGCAAGCAGGATTTGGCTATGAGTTTGTAGAACGTGCAGATGGTTATCCTGGTTTATCTAAAACTTATGGTTTAAAATTTGCCAACATCAAACAAATGGAATTAGGACTAATTTATCAAGCTTTAAAGGAAAAACAAGTAGATTTTATCGCTGCAAACTCTACAGATGGCTTAATTCCAGTTTTAAACTTAGTTATTTTAGAAGATGATAAAAAATACTTTCCACCATATCAAGCTGTACCTATATTTAACCAAGCAATTTTGCAACAATATCCAGAATTAACAAAAACCATTAATCAATTAGCTGGTAAAATTTCTACAACAGAAATACAGAAGATGAATTATCAGGTAGATAATCAATCTCAATCTGTTGCAGAAGTAGTGAGCGAGTGGTTAAAATCTAAACAATTGTAGATTTTCTCAGTATGGAAATAGCAGAACTTACGCAAAAAAGAACGAAAATAGCGGTAATACCGCAACGGGCAAGCAAGCTACATGAATTACCGCTACGTAAGAATAAGGTTTTCAGCCACATTTTGCGTAAGTCCTAAATATAGGAATCCGGTTTGATTCCTGAATTTACTCGTAGAGGTAGGGAACAGGGAACTCTTAACAGGGAACAGAAAAGAAGGAATATAAGGTGTACTGAGTTTGTATGGCTACGCCACGCAAGCTATCAAAAATCAAATAGGAGTCCTAAATAGGATGGATTTCAATACTTGTCGGTTAAGCTCAAAAGAAGGAAATGATGTAGGTTGGGTTGAGGAACGAAACCCAACATTTATAAGCTTTTGTTGGGTTGCGCTGTCGCTTAACCCAACCTACAAAAACTCTTAACCGAACAGTATTGGGATGGATTTGGGTTTAACGATGCTAAACCCCTACTAACTCCTCAATTCTTATTTATTACCACCAATTTGTCCCCGGTTCACCCTTAAATGGACCAACAATATCAGAAGTTATCCAACCCCCATAAAAACCACCAGTTTGAGGTTTAACTAACTCATCATTTACATAACAAGCATCCATTAAACTAACATACAAACCATAGTATTCTTGAATTGAGTTAAAGTTAGGAGTAGTTTGAATATATTTCCAAACAGCATTATTGACATATTTATCTCCTACAGAAACATCATAATATTGACATACACCTTTCCATTCACACATAGTTTTTTTAGGTGTGGCTATTAAATGTTCTAATTTAATATCTTCAGCAGGAATGTAATAACTAGGAGGGTGACTGGTTTCTAAAACTCTTTTCGGTTTATGTGTTTCTGCCAAAATAATACCATTAAAAATCACTTTAATATGTTTATCTGTATCCTGTAAAATTGCAGGACGAGGATAGTCCCAAACAGATTCTTGACCGGGTTCTGGAGGTATAGGATTTGGTTTCATTGTTATTTAAAATGTCAAGTCATTTATTATCATTTCCTTTAATATTATATCATTACTTGAATTATATTCTTATTTTTCAATCATCAAATTTATTATGCGTTGCTTGTTTAGCACTAATATAAGGATTGATAATGTTGGATTCAATCAAACTTACAGGAAACATAATTCCCGGCTTCTTACTCAGAGGATTTAGTGTTTTAAATACTCTGTCCCAAAAGCCATGAATGCCATAATTTCCATTAAACCCAGTGTGATGAAGATCATGAAAATCCGAGGGAATAAAAAATATTGATAAAGAACTATGTCCTTCTAAATTATAAATATTACCTATCAAAGTCCATGCACAAACTTGAGTGATATCATATCCAAAAATAAGGATAGGTAAAACATCTGTGATGGTAACAATAATATATTCCAGAAGGCTTTTATGTCCAGCCACAAAACTTGATGTATCTTGAAATTCATGATGTTTAAGATGAATTTTGAGAAATGATTTTGTATGAAATAATCTATGCACTACATAAAAGCAGAAATCCGCAGCAACTATTCTCATCCAAAACCATCCCAAATTTAGAAGTAAACTATTACCTCTATGAACTTCTGGAGCTAAATATAGTATAATCGATACTGACATAAAAGCTTTGATTTCTCCTGCAATAATACCTTTTATAGTGAAAGCAGGAAACTCTTGTTTTTTTACTTTCTTAACTCTTACCGTTAGTTTATCTCTTAAAACATCGTTGCTTTTGATGAATTTTTCAATGAAAATACCAATAGCATAAAATGAGATAGAACCAATTAGCCAGTATAATACTACCTGGGTGATAAAGTTAAGTTCTATTTTCTCCAAAAGTAAATAAAATACCTGCTGAACCATTGCACAACTAATAGCAATCTTGAGATAAAATTCTAACTCAAAACAGCAATTAAAGAACCTTTGCATCTTTGTAAACCCTAATTTACCTAGATAAATATTTGATTAATTTGATTATTTTGATTAAAAGGTACGTCAGATGTCAAATATCTGTTAATTATTAATGATTTATTTAATCTGACGCACCCTATAATTAAGCTATAGAAAGCTCATTTAACTTGACAAAGTATCAATCCAAACCACCCTTTTTCATCAGTCCAAGTTTTCAGAGTTTTTAATCCTTTCTCTTCTAGTTGTTTTTGCATAGTTGCTAAATCAAACTTGCGAGAAATTTCCGTGAGAATGCTTTCTCCTACTTCAAAGAAAACTTCTAAATCCAAAGATTTTAAAGATACCCAATGACTTTTTTGACAGTGTAGATACATCTCAATTTGATTGTCAAATTCATTATAAATTGCTTGATGTCTAAACAAATTTATGTCAAAATTACCTTGAAAACGCCAATTTAAATGAGAAAGCATATTCAAATTAAAAGCAGCAGTAACTTCTTGACTATCATTATAAGCTGCTTCTAAAATGTCTTTGGGCTTTTGTAAGTCTACACCCAATAAAAAATAATCTCCTGGTTGTAAAGTCCGAGAAAGTTGATTTAAGAAACTATCACATTTTTCGGGATTAAAATTTCCTAATGAACTTCCCAGAAAAAACAACATCCGCGACTGTAAATAATTGGATTCTAAATGAACTAATGCTTGTTCATAAGTTCCTAATAACCCATGAATCAAAAAATCAGGATATTTTTCTTGTAACTGTAAAACGCTAGTTTTGAGAATGCCTCCACTCACATCAATGGGAAGATATCTACAAGAATCAGCAATTTTTTGATAAGCATCTAATAAAAGTTGAGTTTTAGTGGAACTGCCACTACCTAACTCTATCAATTCACAACAACTGGTAATTTCTGCAATTTCATCAGCATATTGTTGTAAAATCCATGCTTCTGTGCGAGTTGGATAATATTCTGGTAACTCACAAATTTTTTCAAATAATTGAGAACCATGATCATCATAAAAATACTTAGGAGATAAAGTCTTTGGAGTTTGGTTTAATCCCTGAATCACATCCTTACCATCAATACTTAACTCTTGATAATGATCATCTAAAACGGTTAAAGGTTGAGCAATCATTTTCTAAATCCTCTTAATAATCTTGAACAAAAAAAAAGTATTTACTGCAAATTTGCAGCAATTCTAAAACCAACGTGCTGATAGAAATAAGGACGGAACCAGTTACGATAACATGGTAAAGCCATTGTACCATTTGTTGCCCAAGAACCACCAAGCATCATCTGATGTTTACTATCAAAAAAAGGCGCAGATTGATCTTCATAAAGATGATGTGTTTGAAAACCTGGTAAGGGATAAAATGTGCTGGATAACCATTCCCACACATTACCCCGTAAGTCAGACAGTCCAGATTTCCTATTTTCTGAAAACATTCCTACGGGAGAAGGTGAAATCAATTCTAAATTGAGATTATAGTTATTTACTAAACTAGAATCTTCAGATATCTGCAAAGCTTGATTCCATTCTGCTTCTGTCATTAAACGAGTTCCTTCACCTTTCCAAGAACAGTAAGCTATTGCTTCGTAATAATTGACTTCTACAGGCCAATCTAAAGGTAAATCTAATTCATCAAATGTAGCCCGATAGCGATATTTACCATTATTTTCGGGTATCCAAAATTTCGGATGTTGAACACTATATAGTTGTTTCCAGTTCCCAGCTTCAACATTCCAATATTCTGAATTTTCATAACCACCAGCTTTCACAAATTCTAAAAATTCGCCATTGGTGATTAAATGCTGACTGGCTAAAAACGGTTTTACTTCTACTTCTAAACTACCATATTCGCTATCCCAACCGAAAGTTAAATCATTTTCTTTTTTACCTAATTTAACTACACCACCCGAAATTTCCCGCATTTGATTATCAGGAGTTTTGCCATTTGTAGGGGCATAATTCCAACCTTGGGTAAGTTTTAATTTATCAACAGGTAATTGACGCAGTAGCATAGATGAAGTTTCAAAATGGATGCGACTGTGTTCTATTCCCATCAATAAAGCCCAGAGGGGATGTTGGGGATGAATAGGTAGATTTAAAGGTGTATTTTCGATGACTTGGGTAATTTCGGCTTTGGCTTGGTTTCGATATTGCCAAACTTTAGAAACATCTGGCAAAATTATATTTTTTGTGGCTGTTTCTAGTTCTGCTGGTGTTTCTGGATCAACTCCAATTTCAAACAAAATTTCATACTGGGGATTGATGCGATTTTCTAATAAACCAATATGAATTAATTTGTTAATGTAAAAAACTGCGGAGTGACCAAGATAGAAAATTAATTTGTTTCTTAAAGGGTCGGGATTGAGGTAAAATGTATCTTCGCTGATTAAGCTTTTGAAGAGAGTTTCTTCTAAATGCCAGGAATTTTCAAAATAATTGAGTAGGGTTTTTGAATCGCAATCATCAAGTTTGGGAACTTGAGAAGATGTAAGTTTATTAATTTGGGGAATTGTCTGCATGGTATTAGATTGAGTTTTACCAACGAACGATACACAATTTTTTATTCTCCATATTTTTAAATACCGCACAGCGGTACATTTTTTTCACAGTTAACCAAAATTTAATTATTTTGACAGGTGTACTAAATTAAAGTTAAGATAGATTTGTTTATCTAACAATAACTTTATTTTCCTCTGATCACACTCATACATTATATACATTAGACTTTATGAATTAGCTTTCTAAAAAGCTCAAAAACAGATCACCAACTTCTCCAAGAAGTCGGTGATATAGGTGTAGTCTCTTAGCTTTTTAACCAACTTCTAAAACATCCGTCTTCTCCGTCTATTTTCTGGTTGGTTTATTCGCAAAGGTACTACTTCAGCTTCACTACTTTCCCTAGCCACCCGAATTAATAATCCAGCAGCCACCAAACTAGCAATCATGGAATTACCACCATAACTAAACATCGGTAAAGGTAAACCTGTAGTTGGTAGCGCCCCTGTAGCCACACCAATATGTAGTAATGATTGTCCGATCATCACAACAGTAATACCAATTGCTACAAGTCGATGGATAGGATTTTTGGACTTCAGGGCTACAATTAATCCTAAAGTAGCGAATATAGCTAGGAGTAACAACAGTAAGATACTGCCAACAAAGCCAAATTCTTCAGAGAAGATTGCAAAGATAAAATCAGTATCTTGAATTGGTAGATAAAACAGCTTTTGTTGAGAAAGTCCAAATCCAACCCCCCAAGTTTTGCCGGAACCTACGGCTAGTAAACTTTGTACTAACTGATAGCCGTCACCTGTAGCATCAGCCCAAGGGTTAAGGAAAGACATCACCCTTCGCCTTTGATACTCTTTGATACTAATACTGAGTAATGCTAATAAAACTCCACCAATAGCTGTTCCTCCCAAGTATTTGTATGGTAGTCCAGCGGCTAGTGCAATTAACCAAATTGTCATCCCACAAAGTGCAGTTGTACTTAAGTTAGGTTGGGCAAGAATTCCTAATAATACAAGACAGAACACACCCAACCACGAAAGACGAACCTCCCAACTTAATCTTTCCCACTGACCAAAAAGCCTGGCACTTTGCAACACTAAAAAAGGTTTAATCAACTCTGACGGTTGAATGGGAATAGGACCTAAAGCTATCCATCGTGCTGCATCAAAAGCCTTCTTTCCTAATCCGGGGATGAGGGTGACGAAAATTAACAATAAAAACAGCAATAAAAACCAATGAGATACCGCTAAAATTTTCCGTAGGGGAAGATTAACAATGATGTTGAATAGTATTAGTGAAACTAATACCCAAATAATTTGACGCTTGAAATAATACATTCCATCCCCCTGACGTTCATCAGCAACGGGATAGGATGCAGAAAAAAGTACAATTAAGCCGACAAACAGCCATAGTAGGGTTAACCAGCGTAACAGCCGCGCTTCTAAAGCCCAGGTAGAAACGGAATTATCAAAAATAGGTATTAATTGGCGTAGGTTCACAATGTGTTATAGGTGTAGGAACATGACATTATTTTAGGTTTTGAGGTTTCATTTAGTTTAAGATGATCAGCAAAGTTGCGATCGCTTCCTCAACATTCACTGTCCAATCAACTTTGTGCAACACAAAACTTATACAAATCGCTCATACAGCAGGAGTCAGGAGTCAGGAGTAAAACTGGCTTTGTGTATAGGTTTCAATTTAGATTCTGTACCTCATTGATCTGCAATCTGCTGGATCTAAAAAAATAGAACAGTTTGACGTTTGCTTCCTGCTTTCACCAACACCGTCAGCAGTTTCTTGACCACAAGCGTAAATTCCGCACTTGCCATACGTACTCTGTCTCAAGGTGCATTTATTAAATTTATGGCAAAATTCCAACTAAAAATAACAGTCAAAGCTTGGGGAGAATCTTGGCGAGATTTTCGCCAATACCTGAGAATCTCGATTCTAAAAAAGCATTTACTGAATCCTTACCTATTGGCTGCGCTGTTCTCAATGGGATTATGGCAAGTAGGGGCTTGGGCTACCCTAGAATTACTAGGATTTAATATATTATTCCACACACGTAACTATCTACCTCATCCTAGCTGGGATGAGCGTATTGCTGTTATCGGTATTGACGATGCGACATTAAGTGAATATGGGCAGTTTCCCCTGTCACGCGATCGCTATACTCAATTATTAGACACCCTAGCAGCCTCTCCTCCCGCAGCCATCGGCTTTGATATTTTATTTACCGAACCCACCAGTCACGATGCAGCACTGGCCGAAGCAATGGAAATTAATGGCCAGGTAGTCCTAGCAGTTGCCCCCAGTTTGCAGCAACAAACCCTGCGTCCAGTCACCGTTTTAGATCGCGTCACCGCTAAAGGCCATATTGCCAGCAATGCCGATGTAGATGGAGTCACCCGTCAATTCTACGTCTACATCAATCAAGTTCCCTCCTTGAGCATAAAGCTCCTGGAAGTATACAACAATAGCTTGCAATCTACCTTTACCGCCGATAAAAACAACTTCACCAAATCCCTCACTGCTATCCCACCTCTGCAATCAGCAGTCAAAGTACAATCGGTCTGGATTAACTGGATAGCACCTAGCCAGAAAATCCCTACCTATTCCTTTGTTGATGTTGTCCAGAAAAAGGTAGATACAGCCAAATTCAAAAACAAAATTGTCCTAGTTGGGTTAACTGCCACCGGCACCAACGATCCCGTAAAAACTCCTTTCGAGCAAACACCACCCACATCTGGTATTTACCTACACGCTGCTGTTATTGATAATCTACTCAACCAGCGATTGCTGCAAAAATTACCCCGGCAAATTGAACTTTTACTATTATTGATTGTTGGCATCGGTACAAATTTGATACTAATTCCAGGGAAATTATACCAACGCACTCTGCTACTAGGATTATTGCCTCTGACTTGGTTTAGTCTATCAATCTTAGCTCTGGCAATCTCTAATCTCTGGTTGCCTACCGTTGCTCCCATCGGTACTATTTTCTTAGCTGCGTTAAGTGTACAGTGGCAAGAACAAAAAGAAAAACAACAACTGATGAGTTTGTTCGCTCGTCACGTTTCCCAAGAAACAGCAAATTTAATCTGGCAACATCGGGCTGATATTTTCCAAAATGGTCAGTTAGAAGCTCAAGAAATGGTAGCAACGGTATTATTTAGCGACATCCGCAGCTTTACCACTATTTCCGAAGGCATGAAACCACGAGATTTACTAAGCTGGTTAAATTCCTATCTGGGTGCTATGGCTGAGTGTGTTCAAGAACATCATGGAGTCATTGATAAATACATTGGTGATGCTGTGATGGCTGTTTTTGGTATTCCCTTTCCCCACAAACAAGTAGAAGAAATTCAGCAAGATGCCATTGCTGCGGTCTCTGCGGCAATTTCTATGCAGGAAAGATTAGTGTCATTAAATCAGGAATTAGAACGTTTAGGTAAACCTATCATTCAGATCGGCATTGGCATTCATACAGGTTTAGTAGTTGCTGGCAGCATTGGCGGATCTCAACGATTAAACTATTCGGTATTGGGAGATACTGTAA encodes:
- a CDS encoding DUF427 domain-containing protein, with the translated sequence MKPNPIPPEPGQESVWDYPRPAILQDTDKHIKVIFNGIILAETHKPKRVLETSHPPSYYIPAEDIKLEHLIATPKKTMCEWKGVCQYYDVSVGDKYVNNAVWKYIQTTPNFNSIQEYYGLYVSLMDACYVNDELVKPQTGGFYGGWITSDIVGPFKGEPGTNWW
- the egtD gene encoding L-histidine N(alpha)-methyltransferase: MIAQPLTVLDDHYQELSIDGKDVIQGLNQTPKTLSPKYFYDDHGSQLFEKICELPEYYPTRTEAWILQQYADEIAEITSCCELIELGSGSSTKTQLLLDAYQKIADSCRYLPIDVSGGILKTSVLQLQEKYPDFLIHGLLGTYEQALVHLESNYLQSRMLFFLGSSLGNFNPEKCDSFLNQLSRTLQPGDYFLLGVDLQKPKDILEAAYNDSQEVTAAFNLNMLSHLNWRFQGNFDINLFRHQAIYNEFDNQIEMYLHCQKSHWVSLKSLDLEVFFEVGESILTEISRKFDLATMQKQLEEKGLKTLKTWTDEKGWFGLILCQVK
- a CDS encoding CHASE2 domain-containing protein, with protein sequence MAKFQLKITVKAWGESWRDFRQYLRISILKKHLLNPYLLAALFSMGLWQVGAWATLELLGFNILFHTRNYLPHPSWDERIAVIGIDDATLSEYGQFPLSRDRYTQLLDTLAASPPAAIGFDILFTEPTSHDAALAEAMEINGQVVLAVAPSLQQQTLRPVTVLDRVTAKGHIASNADVDGVTRQFYVYINQVPSLSIKLLEVYNNSLQSTFTADKNNFTKSLTAIPPLQSAVKVQSVWINWIAPSQKIPTYSFVDVVQKKVDTAKFKNKIVLVGLTATGTNDPVKTPFEQTPPTSGIYLHAAVIDNLLNQRLLQKLPRQIELLLLLIVGIGTNLILIPGKLYQRTLLLGLLPLTWFSLSILALAISNLWLPTVAPIGTIFLAALSVQWQEQKEKQQLMSLFARHVSQETANLIWQHRADIFQNGQLEAQEMVATVLFSDIRSFTTISEGMKPRDLLSWLNSYLGAMAECVQEHHGVIDKYIGDAVMAVFGIPFPHKQVEEIQQDAIAAVSAAISMQERLVSLNQELERLGKPIIQIGIGIHTGLVVAGSIGGSQRLNYSVLGDTVNIAARLEQLNKNVPEGNPYSILVSETTFQLIRQHFNTQKVEQMQLRGRQQLTMIYSIMGWQDSSEQA
- a CDS encoding FtsW/RodA/SpoVE family cell cycle protein gives rise to the protein MNLRQLIPIFDNSVSTWALEARLLRWLTLLWLFVGLIVLFSASYPVADERQGDGMYYFKRQIIWVLVSLILFNIIVNLPLRKILAVSHWFLLLFLLLIFVTLIPGLGKKAFDAARWIALGPIPIQPSELIKPFLVLQSARLFGQWERLSWEVRLSWLGVFCLVLLGILAQPNLSTTALCGMTIWLIALAAGLPYKYLGGTAIGGVLLALLSISIKEYQRRRVMSFLNPWADATGDGYQLVQSLLAVGSGKTWGVGFGLSQQKLFYLPIQDTDFIFAIFSEEFGFVGSILLLLLLAIFATLGLIVALKSKNPIHRLVAIGITVVMIGQSLLHIGVATGALPTTGLPLPMFSYGGNSMIASLVAAGLLIRVARESSEAEVVPLRINQPENRRRRRMF
- a CDS encoding sterol desaturase family protein, with amino-acid sequence MVQQVFYLLLEKIELNFITQVVLYWLIGSISFYAIGIFIEKFIKSNDVLRDKLTVRVKKVKKQEFPAFTIKGIIAGEIKAFMSVSIILYLAPEVHRGNSLLLNLGWFWMRIVAADFCFYVVHRLFHTKSFLKIHLKHHEFQDTSSFVAGHKSLLEYIIVTITDVLPILIFGYDITQVCAWTLIGNIYNLEGHSSLSIFFIPSDFHDLHHTGFNGNYGIHGFWDRVFKTLNPLSKKPGIMFPVSLIESNIINPYISAKQATHNKFDD
- the ovoA gene encoding 5-histidylcysteine sulfoxide synthase, encoding MQTIPQINKLTSSQVPKLDDCDSKTLLNYFENSWHLEETLFKSLISEDTFYLNPDPLRNKLIFYLGHSAVFYINKLIHIGLLENRINPQYEILFEIGVDPETPAELETATKNIILPDVSKVWQYRNQAKAEITQVIENTPLNLPIHPQHPLWALLMGIEHSRIHFETSSMLLRQLPVDKLKLTQGWNYAPTNGKTPDNQMREISGGVVKLGKKENDLTFGWDSEYGSLEVEVKPFLASQHLITNGEFLEFVKAGGYENSEYWNVEAGNWKQLYSVQHPKFWIPENNGKYRYRATFDELDLPLDWPVEVNYYEAIAYCSWKGEGTRLMTEAEWNQALQISEDSSLVNNYNLNLELISPSPVGMFSENRKSGLSDLRGNVWEWLSSTFYPLPGFQTHHLYEDQSAPFFDSKHQMMLGGSWATNGTMALPCYRNWFRPYFYQHVGFRIAANLQ